The genomic segment GGGATGTAATTGAGGAGAAAGCTTTAAAGGTCTCCACCAATAATACTCCAGTTGCTTCTAAAAGTGCAGGGCGTGGTCAAGGAAGAGGCAGAGgcatatttaattcttattccAGAGGCGGAGGGTATGGTCAAGGATCAAGGtttgacgccggtgcaagaagcatggtgcagggggcacagacaaggagcggctcctggcagcttcgggtggaaggggtacatggataaatcgaacatacaccggaatgagagggatttggagactgtataggtatgagactatacagttgaaggatagcttaaaggaattgatttgactactcatatcaccaaaatgcatttacttttcggtagcctaactcataagaactccatggttaagcgtgcttagcctggagcaattctgggatgggtgaccttctgggaagttttcccagaaagtgtgcgagtgaggacaaagcacactggaaagcctggtggtgatctgtgggggcagtcaacggtccctgtgagttgccgggacgttacagaGGGTATGGTCAAGGATCAAGGTTTGATAAATCCCACATTGAATGCTTCAATTGCCATCAATATGGCCATTACAGGTCAGAATGTCCTAATTTCTCTAGAGGACGGGGGGAGAAATTAAATTATGCGATGATAGAAGATTCAGATATCTCAACTTTAATGGACTGAAGACTTTACAACAAAAAGGAATGGTGACACGGCTTCCTCAAATCACTCCTCCCTCACAAGTTTGTGAAGATTGTGTTATTGGCAAACAACGTGATTCCTTCCCAAAAGGAAAAGCATGGAGAGCTCAACAACCACTAGAATTGATTCACTCAGACATTTGTGGACCTATAAGTCTAACTTCAAAAGGTACTTTATTAGCTTTATTAATGATTATAGTAGGAAGACATGGATATACTTCTTCCAGGAAAAATCAGAGGCTCTTGCAGCCTTTAAAAGCTTCAAAGCCTtggttgaaaatgaaacaaGTGGAACAATTAAGGTGTTGCGAACAGATCGTAGAAGAGAGTTCAACTCACAAGATTTTTCCAACTTTTGTGAGCAGAATGACATCTGAAGACATTTGACTACAACTTATACACCACAGCAGAATGAGGTATGTGAAAGAAAGAATCATACAATGTTGAATATGGTTAGGAGTATGCTGTTTAGAAAAAGCTATTCCAAAATGTTTTTGGCTAGAAGTTGTTAATTAGAGCATCCACATATTGAATAGAAGTCCAACCTTGGCAGTGAAAAACATCACACCCGAAGAAGCTTGGAAAGGAAATAAACCAACTGTGAATTATTTCAAAGCTTTTGGTTGTATAGCTTTTTCCCATGTTCCTGATGAAAAGAGGAAGAATCTTGATGATAAAGCAGAGAAGTGTATATTTCTTAGTGTTAGTGAGCATTCAAAACCTTACAAGTTATACAATCCAGTCACGAAAAGAATAATCATTAGTCGAGGTGTAATATTTGATGAGAGCAAGGCATGGAAGTGGACTGTTAATAGCATCGAAGAGCACATCCCAATcaatgatgatgaaaatgaagaagaaagacagAGTCAGTCTTCAAGCTCTACTGTCACTAGTTCACTGTCTACTTCCTCACCAAATTCACAAGTAGAAGTGGAAGATGATGTGTCAAATGAAACTAGACTTCAATGTATAAGAAGAAGGCAGCATGGATGCAAGATTACAAGATTAGTGGAGTTAATCAAATTGATGACCCACTTACTCATTTTGCCTTATTTTCAGACCATGATCCTATTGCTTTTCATGATGTCATCAAAGAGTTAAAATGGCAGAAGGCTATGGATGAGGAAATTAAAGcaatagagaaaaataacacTTGGGAATTAACAGATTTTCCCCAAGGCCAGAAATCTATTGCAGTTAAATGGGTGTATAAAACAAAGCTCAATGTAGATGGAAGGGTAGATAAATACAAGGCGCGCTTGGTAGTTAAAGGCTACAAGCAAGAATATGGGATTGATTATAAAGAGGTATTTGCTCCGATTGCGAGACTTGACACAATCAGACTAGTTATTTCAGttacaattcaaaatttttatgGTATATTTATCAATTTGATGTCAAGTCAACATTTTTACATGGTGAGCTGCAAGAAGATGTCTACGTTGAGCAGCCTTTGGGATATGTGAAGCAAGGAAATGAGGAGAAGGTATATAAATTGAAGAAGGCACTATATGGACTAAAACAAGCACCCCGAGCTTGGTATAGTCGTATAGAGTCTTATTTCATTGGAGCAGACTTTCATAAATGTCCATATGagcatacacttttcataaagCTTGGAGATGGTGAGAAAATGCTTATAGTATGCTTATATGTTGATGACTTGAACTTCACAAGTAATGATAAAGTCATGATTGATGCATTTAAAGCTTCTATGATGACTAAATTTGAGATGACAGACTTGGGTTTAATGCACTATTTTCTTGGCATTGAGGGAGTATAATCAGTTGTTAGAATTTTTGTGtcacaaaagaaatatgttttgaaGATTTTGAGCAGGTTTCAAATGGGGGAGTGCAATGCAGTCTGCACTCCTTTTTCTGCAGATTTAAAGCTGAATAGAGATTTAAATGGGAAGAAGGTAGATGCAACGGTTTATAAGCAAATTGTAGGAAGTTTAATGTATCTAACTTCGACTAGGCCAAATATAATGTATGTTGTCAGTCTTATCAGTCGATATATGAAGAATCCGACAGAGCTACACCTCCTAATAGCTAAAAGAATTCTCAGGTACTTGAAAGGAGCTATTGATTTTAGGTGATATATAAAAGGGGAGCACATAAGGGTTTGTTTGGCTTCAGTGATAGTGACTATGCCGGGGATGAAGATGACCGAAAAAGCACATACACATATCTCTACATGATGGGTTCTGGTGCTGTCTCATGGTTATCAAAGAAACAACCAATTGTTACTTTATCCTCCAGAGAAGTAGAGTTTATTGCAACTACATCATGTGCTTGCCAAGCCATATGGTTGAGAAGGGTACTTAGAGAACTTGGATATGATCAAGAAGGACCTACATTAGTTTTCTGTAACAATGTCTCTGCAATTAAGTTGTCAAAGAATTATGTTTTACATGGGAGGAGCAAAGTTACATTTCACTTCTTACGTGATCTGTGCAAGGATGATGTTATTGATGTTATCTATTGCAAGAGTAAGGAGCAGATAGCAGATATAATGACAAAACCTCTCAAGACAAATGTCTTTGAGAAGCTTCAAAGCAGGAGTTTGCTCAAGAGAGAAAGCTGGTTGTGATGATGAAAAGTTGATTGTTGAAGCTTCATTTACTGTAAACTGATGTCTACTTAACCTCAGGGAGGGAAATGTTAGaatttatttagtaatttttctgttttaaataAATCACATCCTATTTATGTGGGATTTGTTATCGTTGGGTAATGTTGGGTATATTAGTTGCTAATTTTTCTCCTTGATCTAAGTTGGAGTAGTTAGTTTGTACTGCTATATATGTAACCGAATATTTCAATGAATAAGCATCGTTTTTCAGTCATATACTATCATTCTTTGTTTTCAACATTCCCATTCATCACAAGACTAATCACTGTCCAACTCTTTATCATCTCTAATCCTTTTTCAACACCAGCTTCCCACATCCCTTTTTTCCTATTCTGAGAGTTACTCCCACCAGTTCCACTAACATTATATGCTTATTCATTATGGACTTCCATCTGCACACTACCCTTCCATAAATGATGGTCAACTACATCATCTAAATCACACTCAACATTCACATTAACTAAACCTTCATAATTGTCAACACCTTCAACACTGCCAACACCATCATCTTTATCACCCACAACAACACCTTCAATACAACGTCAACACCTTAACATCTGAAGAACTCGAACACTATCACACTTGCTGTCACGACTATCACAGACCTAAATCTCTCCACACATTCGCACTGAAACCCCAATGACGATAATATTTTCACAAGAAACCTGAACACCTTAAGAACTCTTCACATCTACGTTGAAGAACCCTTCACATTCACATTGACAAAACCCTACCACATATTCAATCCTACTCACCCTCCAGTTAATGATTATCATATCATCACTAACTAGGACcaaattgaatgattttgaaaaactggagaactaaattgaacaaacaaaaactTAGAATCCCATTGAATTTCGAGACAAAttagaaaactaaaaaattatttaatcctTAAATTTATTGTCCATGACTGCTACATGATTTCATGGATCAACCGGccaaatcaaaatcatttaaCAAAATTTCGGGAATTCAGATTATCAAGTaacgttaatattaattttggatGCAAGTAATTTTATAACAATGATTACCAAGTGAAATGATGTTTATGTCTGTATGCTTTCGTTTTCAAAAGTTGTGAAgcttaatataaattttcaactGCTATGAAAAAACTACCTCAATAAAGCTATTATTTTCTTCCTCAAGGCAGAGTGTTTCGCTTCTAATTGATCCTTAGTCACTTTCAAAAGTTCCAAGCAAACACTACATATATATCCTTTTTCTCAAGAGACAATTGAAGACTAAAATCAAACTTCTAATGTTTAGGTATTCATTCAAACGCTATTGATTTAACTTTCCAAGACACAATCTCCATGATTCTAGTTTCTTTGAACTAACCGACATAGAAAAGGTTAGAGTTACAGCTAGAGAATTAACATTACAAGACATCATCTATATTCCTCTGGCAATCTGAAACCCGGCATGACTATTTTATCTGCAAACATTTTGCCAGTCTTAGGCATAACATGCCAATGAACAGTCAGGTTATATTCTTTGCCGCGCAAATTGCTTCCctgaacattaaaaaaattaaaaaattaaggcTTAAAGAAATCTGAAGCAAATCATATATTAGTCATAAAACATGCTTAGATTTGTGTACCTGGTCAATGAAGCGGTACTTATTTGATGTATGAATCCAAAACTTGGCATGCTCTTTAGAGGGTATGATACCATCCCATAGAGATATCTGTAAAATGGAATTCAAGAACCTAAGCAACATTCATGACACAACATATACCCAAGAAGGGAGATAAACAGCACGCAAGCTATCTGAGTGACATGAATAGTATAAACAAAATCTAGCACCATTATTATGgcctctttcttttttttccgcTATAAAAAGGAACTGGAAAACTTATACTAGAAATAGTTATATTTCAAATGCAGatataaacaaacaaatcaGCTCATACCTGATTCAAGGAATGCTTAGGAGTTTCATACTCGGcagcaagaaaaacaaaaacctgCAACCatacaaaatgaaacaaaaccAAGTTCATGGACAGACCTGAAATTATAGCTTCcaaaatatttagaataataaCTTGTCagaaagtaagaaaaataaagcAGAACAAAGGTTTCCACAGAAGAAAGAACGGGCAAGAATAGATATAAATCATGAAATTAAACATGATATAATAATAGGCAAGACAATTTAAACATTAAGACACGCATTATACTGGGAGgcatagaaaagaaaacaaacactcATTTCGAAAGGATCAAGTTGAAGAAATAATGTTTCACTTTCTCTAAAAGCTCTCACTGAGACGGGTAACCTTTCCagaataaattcaaccaaaacaaaGACAAAGTTGATAATATGACAATACATGAAAACATTATCAATTTTCATTCTTGCTCCTCCAATCAAGAACACCCTTCTACTTTAGAGAGGCAAATGGAGTAAAGACAAAACActtagaatgaaaaataaaaattaaagggAAGAACCTGTTTTGTGTTCCATGTAAAAAGGGACTGCAAATCTGCTGATATGTTCAATGTCATGCTGATCTGAAAAAATACAAAGGCTTCCAGATGAGATTAAATGACGAATAAAGATGACCTAGATTGTAAAAACGGTAGAGATTGAttgaaaagaaagatgaaaaagtGACCTCGTCATTGGCGTTGGGCTGTTTTTGAAACCAGTTGATGTTCAAGACCTACATAGAGAGAGTGAGTAAAGGGAATGGGAATGGATCCATAAAGCAGAAATGGAAatggaaagagagaaaagaccTGGACTTGGGCAGAGGGAAAGGGAGAATTGAAGTTGTCGGAGAGAGAGGCCATGCCGCACATAAGAGCAAGAATGGTGACGGCAAAGGTCAGCAACGCGTTCGCTCGATACCCCACTGAATGCATTTTCACTTTGCAGCCCTACTCTCACAGAGACAAGAGTTGATGCTGTCTCTGTGAGACTGTCACTGTGTAGGAAAGAAACGGGAGTCAAGGGATTCGTGGGGAGGACGAGTGCACATTGGGCTCAATGCCTTCAATGGGCTTAAAACCAAACCAACTGTTGGGCCCAATGGCTTCAATGGATTTCTAAattcatttaacatttttttaatttaaaatttaataaatatttaatatattttaatatatattttaacataatttaatatattttaatatttcaaaatatattatttaaattgaaacaaataaaaatatgtaaaaaaaattaaaaacaaaaaatacaaaaataaaagttaaaaagtcataaaagtgtattttgaaattcgtttaacatatttttttaatttttaattttaaatttatattgaatacaaaattaatttaatttaatatcttaatataatttaatatatattaatatttaatattttaaatcatattaataagtaaaaaacacattttaaaaaattaataacaaaaagtacgaaaagtaaaaattaaaaaaataaaaagtgttaACGGATTTTCAAATCCGTTTaacattcttttaaaattttgtttttttatttaaaatttgataaatacttagtttaatttaatattttaatagaatttaatgtatataaatatttcaatattttaaaatatattttatttaactaaaataagtaaaaaatatttaaaaaaattaaaaacaaaaaaatgtgaaaaataaaaattaaaaaaattctaggTACCCCTATAACGAAATTCAAATTCTTTACcgaatttcaattaaaattagttgAGATTTTTAactgtaacattccaaaaatatatagtatGAAACTATATTAATGAGACCTCACATAATAATAAGGTAGAACAGTTACTGTAATTAAAGTTAACTTTAGTTACTCTAAAATAACCAGAAgattaaaaactttacaaaattcctATGCTAATATGGAACGATGTACAAGATCGAACGGTCTTATGCTAAACATATGGATCCTCTCCCTCCATTACTTGCTCGAGACGAAAACTCCTCTCcctctactcacatccacaggatgatcattgcaaagaaaaAACCAAACGAACAAACATGACAAGACAgaaaagaagggtaagctagtgtaatttaattaatcatactAATcctacaaataaaacaaatacataagCATGTAACAACCAAACATTTACAATCATGCAATGACCGACTACTCAAACAGGCAAGAACCAAACACATTAATTCAGGCAAAGACTGACTACTTAACTTGACCATccagattgtatgaatatgtagcttgaggtCGTTCTTGCACTCGTGGGTGTAGTAACTGAAAACCCATCAActgccacacgaggttagcccgTTATTCCTCACCTAAGGTCTCCCCCCTTAGACTagggcctcctgctattctcacgacatcaattacccatctctacttgagacttgataatcattagaatgtcaggatgaacacTGTGGATTTcgctgtccatattcatactttaccaccacCTTGATAACAAATCACTAAGACCTTCCTCCTTGGAGTTCTCTTTCACCTCTATATTACAATTATCATACCATAGTTTCACTTTGACACCattatgataatgcatacataagTCATCAAAGCAATtggaacaattaattaaaatagcacaccggaataaatataaatataggcCGAACAAAAATCACCAAACACATATGAACAAGACCGAGATCGAACGATCAATACTAGGTACAGCTGAAGAGAGGGCCGAGCACTATTAATGACCGACAAATAGAGAATTTCGAGTACCACAACATGACCGAATACTACCACTAGGTCAAGTACTAagttagaccgaacacttatgGCTTAGGTCGAACACCTAtagcttaggccgaacacttagagTTGATACCGAATACTAATATAAGACcgattactaaaatatcacagAACGGTCATTAACAGATAAGGTCCATCAGAGGCCAAACACAGTTAAGACCGAATAATATTACGATACCGAATGCTATGACTAAACCGAATACTATTACGAGACCGAACAATGGTGCAAGACTGAATACTAATGTAAGACCGAGGACTAAGGTTAGACAGAACCCTATAACAAGATCGAGCACTACTaagagaccgagtgctagtacaagaccgagcactactaagagaccacctacccacctaagaccgaacgatcATGAACGGGTAAGACTCTAAAGGGACCGAACCCAGTTAATGATCGAGTACCTGAACATGGCCGAGCGGCCAATCAACGCATGGTCGAGCGGTTAACAACGCATGCTCAactttctgcataattctgcagaacttcTACAGAATGATGAACATGCTAGactttaccaaaactaaacatttttcccaacttctaatcttCCATACATAAATCATATACCAAATTACACCTATCCAAGGGTACTCAAATCTTCCTAACATCATTCTAAAGAGTCCCATACCAGGTTTCACTCCAAATTCTGCATAATCAACAACTCAATGACCCAAAATCCATTTTCCTACTTTTTACACATTTTAGAGGGACTTAAAGGTTCTAACAGATCCAATTACACTTTCTGAGACTCTCCTTACTGACCAAATTCACTTCCAACTCCAAACTCTCATTTTCACCTACCCACTTCCTCAAGATAAGAACAGGCCGAACACTTATGCCGAGAAACTCCAATCAGTTCACAGGTTCCAACATTTACAAATTCaacacaattcaatcaaacattcaaGTGACACACATGCAACCATCCAAATGGTAATTTCATACATAGaaaatcacaattaaattaactagcttccatTACTTCTTAGCCAGAACCGAATAATTTCTATCCTTctagaaaatttgtttgaacCTCAAGAAAATCCCAAGAGCACCTATGAATCACCGATTAGTAAAAGAAGACTAATCGTAGAACCaaaatgaaatcagaaaaggaagaaagagaatgcGGAACACATGCAAACATGATTGTTCCTTGCATGCAGCAAAACCAGAAATCACTAAAACTAGAGAACGAAACTTACCAGTTCTAAAtgttaaatctttattttttatattattaaatattattttaaaatgtatgtactacaatttatttttgattaaatatgatttaaaaaaatgaaattaaaactttagTCCAATTTAATCCTTCTAATTTTAGAAATGcatgagtttaattttttaaaccaaattatgttaaatttatttgacgtttcaaaaatgattttgaattatcattaaagtaaaaatgtgtcaaactATGTAAATAATGCAAGTGCTACcataaaaaatgtttgaaatatcaaataaaattaacaaaatttagtttaaataattaaacacacacaattaagaaactaaattggaccaaaatggtaaaaataaactaatttcaatttttactaaaaagttaaggaatatataaaacatatttaacccatttattttcttaatcatataatcttttaaaataatgaaattaaattatcctattcaaaattgaaaattttaagaaatttaaatgggtttatctaaataaaaaataattaaaattttaaattcctagaaaaatgatgaattttattaatatagtcTCTAatatacatatttctttttttcaaaacactatCTGTCATTGACTgatattaatttactttttttttatacaaactGAACTCAAATGTCATTTAACAAAGAATTTTTATTGGTTAGTAGAGTAaaagtttttatattgattGTTGGTGTAAAAAGTATTTAAGGGACATATTATAACAATtggattttaaaaagaaaataatcatgGGCATACGAAATTGTGGTCTGAATTGTATTTGCAGGGGTTAAATAATTCCCATGTTGGACGAATGTGTTTGATTTTGACAAGGTGAGTAAAAAAATAGTATCCTTCAAAAGTTAGGAATcttcatttaaaatttgtaacaaATATACAGAAAAACTATTACAACTCCAATGAATAAGtgaaatgattttaaataatatataaaatgaaatagtaAAAAGCATAACAATTAGTATGTTACCATCTTTACATCTATCATAATAAAGTTAACCTTTTATTACAATCATAATAAATCAtcattgatttttatttttttttcactagtgCTCAAATTGCTAGATATGAATATATACAAGACTTTCTCCCGTCTTTGAAATATCTCACAAATCTCATCTTCACTATTTAACCATACTTTTAATCTTATATGTATAGCTAAAATTTAAGAGGAGATTTCAAAATTGGAGTGCATGTTATGTTTTCCTTTATGTTTGGGGTTCATCTATTAATTAGGTGTTGTGAATTCTTAATAAGggattttaatttatgtattactGATAAGTAATAAtggtattattttattttatttaatttaaacataCGTTATTtgctaatttaaaaaattgtaaaaaaatattagtctTTTTTATGTGTATGTATAATCTTAGGGGATTTCGCACACCCGTGAAATACCATAAACGTCTAGTTTATATTTAGAAAAGTTGATTTTAACTAAATGATGGATTTACATATATAGACCTAATTAAATTTCCCAATGTTTTTAGGTCTAAAAAAAGATAGCAGATACAATATTTTACTAAACAAGTCAACTTACAACGCAACTCGTGTTGAACAAGGCAAATTTTCAAATGTACAACCATAAAACGCTACTTTGTGTCCTTTCCTTAGGGCACAGTCTAGTTGTTTTTTTCTATCAACGTTTCCGACATCTATACTATAAATACAGACATAATTGTGTGTGTAAACTGCACAATTCATCAGAATATCTGTACGAGACCAAGTTTTCCTCAAACACTAATCTATCTTCAAACATGACACCTTCAATTCTTGGTGGTGAATCCAGGGTCGATAGAACTAACACTTACTCCTTAATTCCCGTTTCCCACGACGAAGATGAGAACGAGGTATCATGTAACTGTGAGGAGTTCTGTGGAACTCCTTGGAGAATTGTTAGAACATTTGTGGGTTTGGTTGCAGTTGTTGTTCTGTTCGTAATTGTTGTCATAAACGAACACAACATCAGCAAAATGTCACATATCAGCCCACCAAAGTTTTTCATTCATTCTCTGCGTGTTTCCACGTTCAAAATCTCTCAAGGAGAATTATCAGCGACGTGGAACGTGGACTTAGCCATCTCCAACGAGGTGAACTCAACGTTCATAAACTTTTTGAACTTGAAGGCCATGATTGTGTACAAGGAAGACATACCTATAGCACTGAGTTCCCCGATTCAACCGGAGAATTTATTGGACACGCATGGGATTTTCTCCATCAGTATGAATGAGAAGAAGATGTTGCATTTGAGTTTCAACACTACTGGGTGGGAGAAAGATCAACCGGTGGTGGATGATGATGTGATTCAAGAGATTGATGAACAGATGAAAGTGGGTGTTATAAGCTTTGGATTGAAGATAGATGTGGAAGCTGAAGTGGAACTTAACATGATGAATGTGCCCTTGACCATGGAACCTTATTGTTCCAATTTGGAAGTTGATTTTGCACCGTTGGAACGAGGTGAGGCAGCGACAACATTGGACAATATCGATGTTGATGAGGTGAAAGAGTGCTTCAACAACGTAGATCAATTGAACGATTTAGGGTATTAAGATACtaaagttttgaattttgaCCTAGCATTATTGCAGGTTTCATGCAAGG from the Vigna angularis cultivar LongXiaoDou No.4 chromosome 3, ASM1680809v1, whole genome shotgun sequence genome contains:
- the LOC108325327 gene encoding signal peptidase complex subunit 3B; this encodes MHSVGYRANALLTFAVTILALMCGMASLSDNFNSPFPSAQVQVLNINWFQKQPNANDEISMTLNISADLQSLFTWNTKQVFVFLAAEYETPKHSLNQISLWDGIIPSKEHAKFWIHTSNKYRFIDQGSNLRGKEYNLTVHWHVMPKTGKMFADKIVMPGFRLPEEYR